From Trichoplusia ni isolate ovarian cell line Hi5 chromosome 8, tn1, whole genome shotgun sequence, one genomic window encodes:
- the LOC113496661 gene encoding probable ATP-dependent RNA helicase Dbp73D, translated as MDLFVINRYRDKDEEIDLAEQEAKHLERLKKRIAERKTAYSVKKTLNEITLKPQKPAEEPKSEPILNQEESVERKQEPLVDKTDNNIQKQTSKKAKPSHEFKVLGVNDFEKKTKVSRVLPYWLSHPINVPKSLKTASCPVEKQDWLHSTLKATLMSEGVTNLFPVQEKVVPFILNEHKSTYPFWPHDICVSAPTGSGKTLSFVLPIVQILMNDIGCHIRALVVLPVQELAAQVAKVFKKYCMKTRLKVALLGGSIPMQQEQQNIVRYTETLGWVSEADIVVCTAGRLVEHLQTTEGFTLSHLKFLVIDEADRIMDHIQNDWLYHVDKHIKLENELMTGRHSNVTWNSLVEQKPPPHKLLFSATLSQDPEKLEQWGLFQPKLFSASKSNNYEDEEQIRLYATPEELTEEYVTCEAEHKPLILYNFLVNQKWDKVLCFTNASEAAHRLAVLLNTWGRGQFKVAELSSALDKATRESVLKKFTQSEINVLIGTDALARGIDIPDCNYVVSYDPPRNIKTYIHRVGRTGRAGRLGHAVTILLQNQVNQFKEIIQSGGKAEIPQCEVEANVLENLSESYQQAMRETKNQIHAEIDSKVQKSLGIKRRLKSKPQKRKFEK; from the exons atggatctttttgtaataaacag ATATAGAGATAAAGATGAAGAAATAGATTTAGCTGAGCAAGAAGCTAAACATTTAGAGAGGTTGAAGAAACGTATTGCTGAAAGGAAAACAGCATACTCAGTCAAGAAAACATTGAATGAGATAACTCTTAAACCGCAGAAACCAGCTGAAGAACCCAAATCAGAACCTATTCTAAATCAGGAGGAATCAGTTGAAAGAAAGCAAGAGCCTTTAGTAGACAAAACCGATAATAATATTCAGAAACAAACCAGTAAAAAGGCTAAACCTTCTCATGAATTCAAAGTGCTAGGAGTTAATGACTTTGAGAAAAAAACAAag GTATCTAGAGTTTTACCTTACTGGCTTTCACATCCAATTAATGTGCCAAAAAGTTTAAAGACTGCATCATGTCCAGTAGAAAAACAAGACTGGTTGCACAGCACTCTAAAAGCAACATTAATGAGTGAAGGAGTCACAAATCTATTTCCAGTACAAGAAAAAGTAGTGccttttattttgaatgaacATAAATCAACATACCCATTCTGGCCTCATGATATTTGTGTATCAGCACCTACCGGTAGTGGGAAAACTTTGTCATTTGTTCTGCCGATAGTAcag ATACTTATGAATGATATTGGTTGCCATATCAGAGCTCTAGTTGTTTTACCAGTCCAAGAGCTGGCAGCACAAGTGGccaaagtatttaaaaagtactGTATGAAGACAAGATTAAAAGTTGCCTTATTAGGTGGCTCAATACCAATGCAACAAGAACAGCAAAACATTGTTAGATACA CTGAAACACTAGGATGGGTTAGTGAAGCAGACATAGTTGTATGCACAGCTGGACGGCTAGTGGAACACTTACAAACCACAGAAGGATTTACTTTAAGTCACTTAAAGTTCTTAGTTATTGATGAAGCAGATAGGATCATGGATCACATACAGAATGATTGGCTGTATCATGTAGATAAGCATATAAAGCTGGAGAATGAGTTGATGACTGGAAGACACTCCAATGTAACATGGAATAGTCTTGTAGAACAGAAACCTCCGCCACATAAACTTCTTTTCTCAGCCACATTGTCACAAGACCCTGAAAAGTTAGAGCAGTGGGGATTATTCCAACCAAAGTTGTTCTCTGCATCAAAGTCTAATAACTATGAAGATGAAGAACAAATAAGGTTGTATGCCACACCAGAAGAGCTAACTGAGGAGTATGTTACTTGTGAAGCTGAACACAAACCACTCATCCTGTACAATTTCTTAGTCAATCAGAAATGGGACAAAGTGTTGTGCTTCACGAATGCATCAGAGGCTGCACATAGGTTAGCTGTACTTCTTAACACTTGGGGTAGAGGGCAATTTAAAGTGGCTGAACTATCATCAGCTTTAGACAAAGCAACAAGAGAAAGTGTGCTGAAAAAATTCACACAATCTGAGATTAATGT GTTAATTGGAACAGATGCTCTAGCGAGAGGAATTGACATCCCAGACTGTAACTATGTTGTGTCATATGACCCTCCAAGGAATATAAAAACCTATATCCATAGAGTGGGTCGTACTGGGCGTGCGGGACGATTAGGCCATGCTGTTaccattttgttacaaaatcaGGTTAATCAATTCAAG gaaaTCATTCAGTCTGGTGGAAAAGCTGAAATACCACAGTGTGAAGTAGAAGCTAATGTTTTAGAAAACTTGTCAGAGAGCTACCAACAAGCAATGAGAGAAACTAAGAATCAAATTCACGCCGAGATTGACTCAAAAGTACAAAAATCTCTAGGAATTAAAAGGAGATTAAAGTCAAAACCACAGAAGAGGAAAtttgagaaataa